The Paenibacillus sp. YPG26 genome includes a window with the following:
- a CDS encoding methionine ABC transporter ATP-binding protein, which produces MIELKQLTKTYGTKKRSTTALSELNLKVQKGEIFGVIGHSGAGKSTLIRCINLLERPTSGEVWVNGVNLTALGKGELQKHRRKIGMIFQHFNLLSSATVYDNIAFPLTLTNTPKAVIAKKVGELLALVGLEDHKNKYPAQLSGGQKQRVGIARALASDPDVLLCDEATSALDPQTTDSILRLLLDINRKFNLTIMLITHEMHVIQSVCDKVAVIHAGGIVEEGPVTEVFLKPKHQVTREFINRETTGADALKLALSTTNSGSSRQVKITFLGAQTYDSLLSQIVRETGVNFAILQGTISTIKDMPYGQLLVSFEGDASSIHRTITLLKERNLDVEVMN; this is translated from the coding sequence TTGATTGAACTAAAACAATTGACTAAGACATACGGAACGAAGAAGAGATCCACAACGGCACTTTCAGAGCTGAATCTTAAGGTTCAAAAGGGTGAAATCTTCGGCGTTATTGGTCATTCGGGCGCAGGGAAGAGTACGCTGATCCGCTGTATTAACCTGCTGGAACGTCCCACCTCAGGCGAGGTGTGGGTGAACGGGGTTAATCTGACGGCACTCGGTAAAGGGGAGCTTCAGAAGCATCGCCGCAAAATCGGCATGATCTTTCAGCACTTCAATCTTTTGTCCTCTGCGACTGTATATGATAATATCGCTTTTCCGTTGACGCTGACGAACACGCCTAAAGCTGTCATTGCGAAGAAGGTAGGAGAGCTTCTTGCCCTCGTCGGGCTTGAAGATCATAAGAACAAATACCCGGCTCAGCTGTCAGGCGGACAGAAGCAGCGGGTAGGCATCGCGAGAGCGCTAGCCAGTGACCCGGATGTACTGCTCTGTGATGAGGCTACTTCCGCACTGGACCCGCAGACTACGGATTCCATTCTTAGATTGCTGCTGGATATTAACCGCAAATTTAATCTAACGATTATGTTGATTACACACGAAATGCACGTGATTCAAAGTGTGTGTGACAAAGTCGCGGTTATACATGCAGGCGGAATTGTGGAAGAGGGACCTGTAACCGAGGTGTTCCTGAAGCCGAAGCATCAGGTAACCCGGGAGTTCATCAACCGGGAGACAACGGGAGCGGATGCGCTTAAGCTGGCGCTGTCCACTACCAACTCCGGCTCTTCCAGACAGGTGAAGATTACGTTCCTGGGAGCCCAGACCTATGACTCTCTGCTCTCGCAAATTGTGCGCGAGACCGGTGTGAATTTCGCGATTCTTCAGGGAACGATATCGACCATCAAGGATATGCCTTATGGACAGCTGCTGGTCTCCTTTGAAGGCGATGCTTCAAGTATTCACCGGACAATCACCTTGCTGAAGGAACGGAATCTAGATGTGGAGGTGATGAACTGA